A window from Thiosulfatimonas sediminis encodes these proteins:
- a CDS encoding ABC transporter ATP-binding protein: MSVLSVRNVSKSYRKYPNEFARIASWFGWQQKKIEEINVLKAISFDVFPGESIAIVGQNGAGKSTLLKMIVGTLKPTTGKVLLNGKVAAILELGMGFNPDFTGRQNAMHGLALMGYNHVQILSVLPELEAFAEIGIYFDQPLRVYSSGMQMRVAFAVATAFRPDILIVDEALSVGDTYFQHKSFARIRFFKEQGTTLLFVSHDKEAVLTLCDRAILLQQGGVLMDHTPQVVMDYYNALISQKEAHASLTQDIRTSGAQTRSGSQLAQITSVQLLNPQNQPVKDAIVGELLCLRVSLVAHAQLEGLVLGVLIKDRLGQSIFGTNTFYLGQVRDMKPGEELVYHIDFPANFGEGSYSITLALHQDENHLNSNLDWLDYACLFEVHNQNLPKFVGSSYLPVRIIEKSGGMDAR, from the coding sequence ATGAGTGTGTTAAGTGTTCGCAATGTTAGTAAGTCTTATCGAAAATACCCCAACGAGTTTGCTCGAATAGCATCTTGGTTTGGTTGGCAACAAAAAAAAATCGAAGAAATTAATGTTCTTAAAGCCATTAGTTTTGATGTTTTTCCTGGTGAATCGATTGCCATTGTTGGACAAAATGGGGCAGGCAAAAGTACGTTACTAAAGATGATTGTTGGTACTTTAAAACCGACCACTGGTAAAGTCTTGCTTAACGGTAAAGTGGCTGCCATTTTAGAATTGGGTATGGGGTTTAATCCAGACTTTACGGGGCGACAAAATGCCATGCATGGTTTAGCGTTAATGGGCTATAACCACGTGCAGATTCTTTCAGTGTTACCGGAGCTTGAAGCATTTGCCGAAATCGGCATCTATTTTGACCAGCCGCTAAGAGTTTACTCCAGTGGAATGCAAATGCGCGTTGCTTTTGCTGTAGCTACGGCATTTAGGCCGGATATTTTGATTGTAGATGAAGCGTTGAGTGTCGGCGACACCTATTTCCAACATAAAAGTTTTGCTCGTATTCGTTTTTTCAAAGAGCAGGGAACAACCTTATTATTCGTTTCACATGATAAAGAAGCTGTTTTGACTTTATGTGATCGGGCGATACTCTTGCAACAAGGTGGAGTACTTATGGATCATACGCCCCAGGTGGTAATGGATTATTACAATGCCCTGATTTCTCAAAAGGAAGCGCACGCAAGTTTGACTCAAGATATACGGACGTCAGGCGCCCAAACTCGTTCAGGAAGCCAGCTGGCACAAATAACTTCGGTGCAATTACTGAATCCGCAAAATCAACCGGTGAAAGATGCCATTGTTGGCGAGCTTTTGTGTTTAAGAGTTTCTCTAGTCGCCCATGCTCAGCTCGAAGGTTTGGTTTTAGGTGTATTGATTAAGGATCGTTTAGGACAGTCTATTTTTGGTACGAATACGTTTTATTTAGGGCAAGTACGCGATATGAAACCCGGTGAGGAGTTGGTTTATCATATTGACTTTCCAGCGAACTTTGGTGAAGGGAGCTATTCAATAACATTAGCATTGCATCAAGATGAGAACCACTTGAACAGTAATTTGGACTGGTTAGATTATGCTTGTTTGTTTGAAGTTCATAACCAGAATTTACCTAAGTTTGTCGGCAGTAGTTATCTCCCTGTACGTATTATTGAAAAGAGTGGAGGGATGGATGCAAGATAA
- a CDS encoding class I SAM-dependent methyltransferase, with protein sequence MQDNFYRHFEDRFRGSRATIKQRLSAYLPLIRQQKTLCLDQEKRQMQVLDLGCGRGEWLELLGDEDVVALGVDKDAQMLQACRDQGLDVQESDIFAFLESGDATKYDVITAFHVVEHLTFDELQRLIQLAKERLNPQGILCFETPNPENISVASNSFHLDPTHYKPLPPTLLSFLFERFGFAVVTILRLDNYRPINASQQITLNDVLHFVSPDYAVIGVKGRQVFTQVEVLEKMQAVQGHSLNDLAMRFDQQVQEKAQQEQMMIREMRQEIAALQSEQILLKQDIQARELNIIQLIWQKLKNTPHLFFKHKR encoded by the coding sequence ATGCAAGATAATTTCTACCGCCATTTTGAAGATCGTTTTCGTGGTAGTCGCGCGACAATTAAACAGCGTTTAAGTGCCTATTTACCATTAATTAGACAACAGAAAACCCTCTGTTTAGATCAAGAGAAACGTCAAATGCAAGTGCTCGACTTAGGCTGTGGTCGAGGTGAATGGTTAGAACTTTTAGGTGATGAAGACGTCGTAGCGTTAGGCGTTGATAAAGATGCGCAGATGTTGCAGGCGTGTCGAGATCAGGGTTTAGATGTGCAAGAAAGTGATATTTTTGCTTTCTTAGAATCAGGAGATGCGACTAAGTATGATGTGATAACGGCATTTCATGTAGTTGAACATCTCACTTTTGATGAGCTACAACGCTTGATTCAACTGGCAAAAGAGCGCTTGAATCCGCAAGGAATACTCTGTTTTGAAACTCCTAATCCTGAAAATATCTCGGTCGCAAGTAACAGTTTTCACTTGGACCCAACGCACTATAAACCGCTTCCACCTACTCTATTGAGTTTTTTATTTGAGCGATTTGGATTTGCTGTTGTTACGATTTTAAGATTGGATAATTACCGGCCAATCAATGCTAGCCAACAGATTACGTTAAATGATGTATTACACTTTGTTAGTCCTGACTATGCGGTCATTGGTGTCAAAGGACGTCAAGTATTCACGCAAGTTGAAGTACTTGAAAAAATGCAAGCTGTGCAAGGCCACTCTTTAAATGACTTAGCGATGAGATTTGATCAACAAGTGCAAGAGAAAGCACAGCAGGAGCAGATGATGATAAGAGAGATGCGACAAGAGATTGCTGCTTTACAGAGCGAGCAAATCCTTTTAAAGCAAGACATCCAAGCTAGAGAGTTAAATATCATTCAGTTAATCTGGCAAAAGCTAAAGAACACACCTCATCTTTTTTTCAAACACAAAAGATAA
- a CDS encoding glycosyltransferase, which translates to MSKILIDMQGAQAPGSRFRGIGRYSLSLVKAMLSHSEHEFHLLLNGQFTESLKPLDKLFSAYVSPQQIHRWFPPQSCAYYDAEQRDYREPAQKIREAVIASIKPDVVFITSLFEGFADDCVIKHHQFVAQDIPVACVFYDLIPYLYPKDYLDNSADFKQFYYSQLDALKQMDAWGAISYSSKRELQDNFPQVEQAKVLNLSAGLDEGFAKRLTQEQDVCQAEKVLNRFGIHAPFVLYTGGADSRKNLDYLITAYARLAETIKQTHQLVFAGKLHPAEKKRLESIAIHHKLDKTQLIFTGYLSDDDLLTLYRQATLFVFPSRHEGFGLPPLEAMAAGTAVLASNQSSLPEVVGLEAALFDPYNLHPLVEKMTQVLAEPEFRKQLENHGIEQAKKFTWAKSAKVAIDVCDTAIESRKIQKLQSEPLNETKPTLAIFSPLPPEISGIADYQVRLLKALNVHYQITLIHNHSEASVHGIPVRSPQWFEVNAGQFERIVYQIGASLHHLQNYEFLKKFPGVVVLHDFYFGNVFSHQELQAQQHGFWRKALWHSHGFPALLSTLKPNADFLSLSKNWPVNLSILQSALGLLVHSDAIKKLAQQYYGAGIVTNWQRIPFVSSAPLIATHLDTEHSTSFSVELNGSAILNQINPQDTLLCSFGLVAPSKATHSIIEAFAQWDALYPLEHGKLVIVGSLIDAAYQAELEAFIVANALQNRVYLTDTVDAEIYHAFLQRCDLAIQLKNDNRGETSASVVDCLSAKIPLIINAIGWQDELPKDICWSVSDTPSIAELVAKIAQIRSDIQSPSCKAVYQQNISDWLNVHTPDVCARAYYQAIESCYPSLEQVAIKAIESLPRENHDALISFGNALDASLPRAYQPRRLLLDVTATIENGLNSGIERYARQLFKALLSQSDAWRVELVYLHKIESLWQYVYANKSALSWLDVDLSDASFFADGDVSYQPQVGDVVLGLDWAPNQVFQAYEQGFFNHLKCQGVQVGFTLFDMLPLQFPDYFPEEVLPIYKNWLRVIMQQDFVLTISESICVQLQSYLKKTQSQLPMSKVYPLKLGADFIPQAPLEKSRIQAWQAAHGLVCFDQVPTFIMVGTIEPRKGHRQVLDVFTRLWQKGVQVQLVVIGKKGWCQPSPASHDSTVVEKTKSAKALGELKGSQPIIDQIEQHPKYQQQLFWLQDVSDQELVIAYQTAQALIFASEGEGFGLPLVEAMFNQQAIIARELDVFREVAGEYPDYFRTSSQLYELLKAYIADWPKERVKHGGQIVDESPWLWKNTAQQLLNLIIQETMPDESLMPQSVV; encoded by the coding sequence GTGAGTAAAATATTAATAGATATGCAGGGTGCGCAAGCCCCAGGTAGCCGCTTTCGCGGTATTGGTCGTTATAGCCTTTCACTGGTTAAAGCTATGCTAAGTCATTCTGAGCATGAATTTCATTTATTGTTGAATGGACAGTTTACCGAGAGCCTTAAGCCGCTTGATAAGCTGTTTAGTGCCTATGTGTCACCTCAACAAATACATCGCTGGTTTCCTCCTCAGTCTTGTGCTTACTATGATGCTGAGCAGAGAGATTATCGTGAGCCCGCACAGAAAATAAGAGAAGCGGTTATTGCCAGTATTAAACCGGATGTGGTTTTTATTACCAGTTTATTTGAGGGGTTTGCTGATGATTGCGTCATAAAACACCATCAATTTGTTGCTCAAGACATCCCAGTCGCTTGTGTATTCTATGACTTAATTCCCTACCTGTACCCGAAAGACTATTTGGATAATTCAGCGGACTTTAAACAGTTTTACTACTCTCAACTTGACGCGCTAAAGCAAATGGATGCTTGGGGGGCTATATCGTATTCATCAAAAAGAGAGCTCCAAGATAATTTCCCCCAAGTTGAGCAAGCTAAAGTACTCAATTTGTCAGCTGGCTTGGATGAAGGTTTTGCCAAGCGGCTTACTCAAGAGCAAGACGTTTGTCAGGCTGAAAAAGTGCTTAATCGTTTCGGGATTCATGCTCCGTTTGTGCTCTATACCGGTGGTGCGGATTCACGTAAAAATTTAGACTATTTAATTACGGCTTATGCGCGGCTTGCAGAAACCATAAAACAAACACACCAGCTGGTTTTTGCCGGTAAATTGCATCCCGCCGAAAAAAAGCGACTAGAATCCATAGCCATTCATCATAAGCTTGATAAAACGCAACTGATTTTTACGGGTTACCTTAGTGATGACGACTTGCTTACGCTTTATCGGCAAGCGACTTTATTTGTCTTTCCTTCAAGGCATGAAGGTTTTGGTTTGCCTCCTCTTGAAGCCATGGCGGCAGGGACTGCAGTATTGGCCTCCAATCAAAGCTCACTCCCTGAGGTTGTTGGATTAGAAGCCGCCTTATTTGATCCATATAATTTACACCCTTTAGTTGAAAAAATGACTCAAGTCTTAGCTGAGCCAGAGTTTAGAAAACAGTTAGAGAATCACGGAATAGAGCAAGCCAAAAAGTTTACTTGGGCGAAAAGTGCGAAGGTTGCTATTGATGTTTGTGATACAGCGATTGAGAGTCGGAAAATACAAAAATTGCAATCCGAGCCTTTAAATGAGACTAAACCGACGTTGGCGATTTTCTCTCCTTTACCCCCCGAAATAAGTGGTATCGCGGATTATCAAGTTCGTTTATTAAAAGCATTGAATGTGCATTATCAGATTACATTGATTCATAATCACAGTGAAGCGAGCGTGCACGGTATTCCGGTTCGAAGTCCTCAGTGGTTTGAGGTAAATGCAGGGCAATTTGAACGAATTGTTTATCAAATTGGCGCATCGTTGCATCATCTGCAAAATTATGAATTTTTAAAAAAGTTTCCTGGTGTGGTCGTGTTGCACGATTTTTACTTTGGCAATGTTTTTTCACATCAAGAACTGCAAGCCCAGCAACACGGATTTTGGCGCAAAGCACTTTGGCATTCACACGGCTTTCCGGCATTATTGTCCACCTTAAAGCCAAATGCTGATTTTCTGTCTCTATCAAAGAATTGGCCTGTTAACCTGTCGATCTTGCAATCAGCATTAGGTCTTTTAGTGCATTCAGATGCAATTAAAAAACTGGCACAACAATATTATGGCGCGGGTATTGTTACCAATTGGCAGCGCATCCCTTTTGTTAGCAGTGCGCCGTTAATAGCGACACATTTAGACACGGAGCATTCCACCTCTTTTTCAGTAGAGTTAAATGGATCAGCTATCTTAAATCAAATAAATCCGCAAGATACGCTGTTGTGCAGTTTTGGACTGGTTGCGCCAAGTAAAGCAACGCATTCTATTATTGAAGCATTTGCTCAATGGGATGCTTTGTACCCATTGGAACATGGAAAATTAGTGATTGTAGGCAGCTTAATTGATGCTGCTTATCAAGCTGAATTGGAAGCGTTTATTGTCGCCAATGCGTTACAAAATCGAGTTTACTTAACGGATACGGTTGATGCAGAGATATATCATGCGTTTTTGCAGCGTTGCGACTTAGCTATTCAGCTTAAGAATGACAATCGTGGTGAAACTTCCGCCTCTGTAGTGGACTGCTTGAGCGCTAAAATTCCTCTTATTATCAATGCAATTGGTTGGCAAGATGAGTTGCCAAAAGACATTTGTTGGTCTGTATCCGATACCCCTAGCATTGCTGAATTGGTCGCAAAAATTGCGCAAATTCGTTCAGATATTCAATCGCCTTCCTGTAAAGCGGTCTATCAACAGAATATTTCTGATTGGTTGAACGTTCATACTCCAGATGTCTGTGCTCGCGCTTATTATCAAGCAATCGAGTCTTGCTATCCCAGTTTGGAGCAAGTTGCTATAAAGGCAATAGAATCTCTACCGCGTGAAAATCATGACGCATTAATCAGCTTTGGTAATGCCCTAGATGCGAGTTTACCAAGAGCTTATCAGCCTCGCCGTTTGTTGTTAGATGTTACCGCCACCATCGAAAATGGCCTTAACTCAGGTATTGAGAGATACGCTCGACAGCTATTTAAGGCGTTATTGTCGCAGTCTGATGCATGGCGAGTTGAATTAGTGTATCTGCATAAAATTGAGAGCTTATGGCAGTATGTTTACGCAAATAAAAGTGCCTTGAGTTGGTTGGATGTTGATTTATCTGATGCCAGTTTTTTTGCGGATGGTGACGTCAGTTATCAACCCCAAGTTGGTGATGTCGTTTTAGGTTTGGATTGGGCACCTAATCAGGTTTTCCAAGCTTATGAACAGGGCTTCTTTAATCATCTAAAATGCCAAGGCGTGCAAGTCGGTTTTACGCTTTTTGATATGCTTCCGTTACAGTTTCCAGATTATTTTCCAGAAGAAGTCTTACCGATTTATAAAAATTGGTTAAGGGTTATCATGCAGCAAGACTTTGTCCTGACAATATCTGAAAGTATCTGTGTTCAGTTGCAAAGTTACTTGAAAAAAACGCAATCGCAATTGCCGATGAGTAAAGTCTATCCCCTTAAACTCGGTGCAGATTTTATTCCTCAAGCCCCGCTAGAAAAAAGTCGCATTCAGGCTTGGCAGGCGGCGCATGGTTTAGTGTGTTTTGACCAAGTACCAACGTTTATCATGGTTGGAACCATTGAGCCAAGAAAAGGACATCGTCAAGTTTTGGATGTTTTTACTCGGTTGTGGCAAAAAGGGGTGCAAGTGCAACTTGTCGTGATAGGCAAAAAAGGGTGGTGTCAGCCATCGCCCGCTTCTCACGATTCAACTGTTGTAGAGAAAACAAAATCGGCAAAAGCGCTTGGCGAGCTTAAAGGCTCGCAGCCAATTATTGATCAAATTGAACAGCATCCGAAGTATCAGCAACAATTGTTCTGGCTTCAAGATGTTTCCGACCAAGAACTGGTTATCGCTTATCAAACAGCACAGGCGTTAATTTTTGCGAGCGAAGGCGAAGGGTTTGGCTTACCGCTGGTTGAGGCGATGTTTAATCAACAAGCGATTATTGCTCGTGAACTTGACGTTTTCCGTGAGGTTGCGGGTGAATATCCTGACTATTTTCGAACCAGTAGCCAGCTTTACGAATTACTGAAAGCGTATATTGCTGATTGGCCAAAAGAGCGCGTGAAACATGGCGGACAGATTGTCGATGAATCGCCTTGGTTGTGGAAAAATACGGCGCAGCAGTTATTGAACTTAATCATACAAGAAACCATGCCAGATGAGTCATTGATGCCACAAAGTGTGGTGTAA
- the gmd gene encoding GDP-mannose 4,6-dehydratase, protein MTVKKAIITGITGQDGAYLAQLLLEKGYQVFGTYRRTSSVNFWRIEDLGIQSHSNLKLVEFDLTDQANAIRMVAEIQPDEIYNLAAQSFVGVSFEQPLATAQITGLGCVHLLEAIRIVNPKIRFYQASTSEMFGLVQEIPQQETTPFYPRSPYGVAKLYAHWMCVNYRESYGIFASSGILFNHESPLRGKEFVTRKITDSVAKIYLGKQDCLELGNMDAKRDWGFAKEYVEGMWRMLQAEHSDTYVLATNRTETVRDFVRMAFKAVGITLRFEGQAEAEIAINTANEQVLVRVNPQFYRPAEVDLLIGNPQKAIDELGWYPTTSLEELCAMMVKADLERNQTGHSF, encoded by the coding sequence ATGACGGTAAAAAAAGCGATTATCACTGGGATAACCGGTCAAGACGGGGCCTATTTAGCGCAATTGTTATTAGAAAAAGGATACCAAGTCTTTGGGACTTACCGTCGCACCAGTTCGGTTAATTTTTGGCGGATTGAAGACTTAGGCATCCAATCGCACTCGAATCTTAAGTTAGTGGAATTTGATTTAACGGATCAAGCCAATGCGATTCGTATGGTAGCGGAGATTCAGCCAGATGAAATTTATAATTTGGCGGCGCAAAGTTTTGTTGGTGTCTCATTTGAGCAGCCATTGGCAACCGCGCAGATTACCGGATTGGGCTGCGTGCATTTGCTAGAAGCCATTCGTATTGTCAATCCAAAGATTCGTTTCTATCAAGCTTCCACCTCAGAGATGTTTGGGCTGGTTCAAGAAATTCCTCAACAAGAGACAACCCCTTTCTATCCGCGCAGTCCGTATGGTGTTGCCAAACTCTATGCCCATTGGATGTGTGTTAACTACCGCGAATCTTATGGCATTTTTGCGAGTAGTGGCATTCTCTTTAACCACGAATCTCCTTTACGCGGTAAAGAGTTTGTTACCCGTAAAATCACCGACTCAGTTGCCAAGATTTACTTAGGTAAGCAAGATTGTTTAGAGTTGGGAAACATGGATGCCAAACGTGACTGGGGGTTTGCCAAGGAGTATGTCGAAGGAATGTGGCGAATGCTCCAAGCCGAACATTCTGATACTTATGTATTGGCGACCAATCGAACAGAGACTGTTCGTGATTTTGTGCGTATGGCGTTTAAAGCGGTGGGAATTACTTTGCGTTTCGAAGGGCAGGCAGAGGCGGAAATTGCCATTAACACTGCGAACGAACAGGTTTTGGTGCGAGTGAATCCGCAGTTCTATCGTCCAGCAGAAGTTGACTTACTGATTGGCAATCCACAGAAAGCCATTGATGAGCTGGGCTGGTATCCAACAACGTCGTTAGAAGAGCTGTGTGCCATGATGGTTAAGGCTGATCTTGAACGTAATCAAACGGGCCATTCATTTTAA
- a CDS encoding NAD-dependent epimerase/dehydratase family protein, translating into MNKCVLITGCNGFTGKHLSDHLTQNGYIVLSLQADITDFSMLDTELRALACSQQIDYVIHLAAVSFVAHSNTLDFYRVNVLGSENLLNALCQLESPPKKVILASSAAVYGTHHGVELLNESLCPRPQNHYGYAKLAMEQLAQTYQDKLPILVTRPFNYTGIGQAESFVIPKLIAHFKEKAQVIALGNLQVWREFNDVADVCDWYQQLLENPQALGQVNLCSQRLVALQEVIEMLHTLTNYYPQIQTNPALVRANELPRLGGDAQKLHQWIQARPTRTLQQTLEAMLKSH; encoded by the coding sequence ATGAATAAGTGTGTTCTCATCACGGGCTGCAATGGCTTTACCGGCAAGCATCTCAGTGACCACCTAACCCAAAATGGCTATATCGTCTTATCCTTACAAGCCGATATTACTGATTTTTCGATGCTTGATACTGAATTACGAGCTCTGGCGTGTTCACAGCAGATTGATTATGTGATTCATCTTGCTGCCGTCAGTTTTGTGGCGCACAGTAATACGCTCGATTTTTATCGGGTTAATGTGTTGGGCAGTGAAAACTTGCTTAATGCTCTATGTCAACTTGAGTCGCCGCCAAAAAAAGTAATCTTAGCCAGTTCCGCTGCGGTCTATGGTACTCATCACGGTGTTGAACTATTGAATGAATCACTCTGTCCACGTCCGCAAAACCACTATGGATATGCCAAGTTAGCTATGGAGCAGTTGGCGCAAACATATCAAGATAAACTACCGATTTTGGTTACTAGGCCGTTTAATTACACGGGTATTGGCCAAGCAGAAAGTTTTGTAATTCCTAAATTGATTGCGCACTTTAAAGAAAAAGCGCAAGTTATCGCTTTGGGAAACCTACAAGTCTGGCGAGAGTTTAACGATGTTGCTGATGTGTGCGATTGGTACCAGCAGCTACTTGAAAATCCGCAAGCTTTAGGACAGGTTAATTTGTGCAGTCAGCGGCTTGTCGCCTTGCAAGAGGTGATCGAAATGTTACACACTCTCACAAATTATTATCCGCAGATCCAGACTAATCCTGCACTGGTGCGCGCCAATGAGTTGCCGCGTTTAGGGGGGGATGCACAAAAATTACATCAATGGATACAAGCAAGACCTACTCGAACTTTACAGCAGACGTTAGAAGCAATGCTAAAGAGTCACTGA
- a CDS encoding CHASE2 domain-containing protein, whose amino-acid sequence MRGLKNNLVLIGLAILAFSIQLPTLQQNLYDFKVPLRSNESHFTTPIVIVAIDETSLQNQGHWPWPRERLTVLLKTLLDEYQATAVGLHLLLPENGQMQQDKILADLINRKPITTSLAFNLNDRLYSGYLNQGIPVSEMSPLGFSPALFPQAKGWVGVFHDLATTPRLSGHLNANIDSDGKIRRIPLFIEAQNMLYPQMTLAMLYELLDAKQDPTAWTATLPKHLAVKSTLIPYDFPNELIPVISAQAIFAKTAPPSLLENSLVLIGATAAGVGDVVATPMANQLPSVYLQAYLLNAALGQRWLITPPLERELTALGFVVWTLLLILVAQHLRTFVLFGLMIFTLSVLWISNVWQFVSLGVHWDFSPWFWLFSGHFIWLVYQRYQFHAQRSKTIEQMFKSYVPPTVLHKLIAGQFEHLEQGERRKITVMFVDLVAFTQLAENSDPRELTQLTRSIFNTLTPVILSHQGTIDKYMGDSIMAFWGAPLADDNQAHNAALSALEMRRLMHEKFPNLGFGIGIHTGEAIVGNVGSDFRHAYSALGDTVNIAARIERQTRRYPHSILLSKQTALESGLLTEWVDECQLKGKQQCVSLYTLAS is encoded by the coding sequence GTGCGTGGATTAAAAAATAACTTAGTACTGATTGGTTTGGCCATTTTGGCTTTTAGTATTCAACTGCCAACTTTACAGCAAAATTTATATGATTTTAAAGTGCCGCTACGGAGTAACGAAAGTCACTTTACGACCCCAATTGTGATTGTTGCGATTGATGAAACAAGCCTGCAAAACCAGGGACACTGGCCCTGGCCAAGAGAGCGCCTGACCGTATTACTGAAAACTCTTCTGGATGAATATCAAGCAACAGCGGTTGGCCTGCATTTGCTGCTGCCAGAAAACGGGCAAATGCAACAGGATAAGATACTTGCCGATCTTATCAATCGTAAACCGATTACCACGTCACTGGCTTTTAATCTAAACGACCGCTTATATTCGGGTTACTTAAACCAGGGCATTCCAGTGAGTGAGATGAGTCCACTTGGCTTTTCTCCGGCCCTTTTTCCTCAAGCAAAGGGCTGGGTAGGGGTTTTCCATGACTTAGCAACAACACCGAGATTATCTGGACATTTGAATGCCAACATAGACTCCGACGGCAAGATTCGGCGTATTCCATTGTTCATTGAAGCGCAAAATATGCTTTATCCACAGATGACTTTGGCCATGTTGTATGAATTATTAGATGCGAAACAAGACCCTACTGCTTGGACTGCGACCTTACCAAAACACTTGGCCGTAAAATCGACGTTAATCCCTTATGACTTTCCTAACGAGCTAATACCGGTTATCTCTGCACAGGCGATTTTTGCTAAAACCGCGCCGCCGAGCCTGTTAGAAAATTCATTAGTCTTAATTGGTGCAACCGCTGCTGGGGTTGGTGACGTGGTCGCAACACCAATGGCAAATCAATTACCTAGTGTGTATTTACAAGCTTATCTGTTAAACGCTGCTCTAGGTCAACGCTGGTTGATAACCCCCCCGCTAGAACGTGAGTTAACCGCTTTGGGGTTTGTCGTATGGACACTATTACTGATTCTTGTTGCTCAACACTTACGCACGTTCGTGCTGTTTGGATTGATGATTTTCACGCTGAGTGTTTTATGGATAAGCAACGTATGGCAGTTTGTTTCTTTGGGTGTGCATTGGGACTTTAGCCCGTGGTTTTGGTTGTTTAGCGGACATTTTATTTGGCTTGTTTATCAACGCTACCAATTTCATGCTCAACGCAGTAAAACGATTGAACAGATGTTTAAATCGTATGTTCCACCGACGGTGTTGCATAAACTGATTGCCGGTCAATTTGAACATTTAGAGCAAGGCGAACGTCGCAAAATTACGGTTATGTTTGTTGATTTGGTTGCGTTTACGCAACTGGCAGAGAACAGCGACCCACGTGAACTAACCCAGCTAACGCGCTCGATTTTTAATACGCTGACACCGGTTATTTTGTCTCACCAAGGCACCATTGATAAGTATATGGGCGACTCAATTATGGCTTTTTGGGGCGCTCCGCTTGCTGATGACAATCAAGCACATAATGCCGCTTTAAGCGCACTTGAGATGCGTCGATTAATGCACGAAAAGTTTCCAAACTTAGGGTTTGGAATCGGTATCCACACTGGCGAAGCGATTGTGGGGAATGTTGGGTCTGATTTTCGTCATGCCTACAGCGCATTGGGCGACACAGTTAATATTGCCGCGCGGATTGAGCGACAAACACGCCGTTACCCACACTCGATTCTCTTATCCAAACAAACCGCTCTGGAGTCAGGCCTGCTTACCGAATGGGTCGATGAGTGCCAGCTAAAAGGAAAACAACAATGCGTCAGTTTATATACGTTAGCATCCTAA
- a CDS encoding FecR family protein, which translates to MANFRISLFLLLWTISYSVLAEAGVVAFSVGETSVKKGQLIEVGQTITTGGNGHVHIRFIDGAKLSLRPNTVLTVETYQYDPDHPKNNRVKLFLEKGVARSVTGEAGKLNNEGFRMNTPISAIGIRGTDYTVITTEKMTRIMVSSGGVGISPFDKDCQPEDFGVCNSPNLVELFEGDSHLLEINHPRDRALLINLDSALQNPDLYQQDDYSKTLFLDENARLPDDLSTNNTPQIGWGHWNRYQPVLGELFIPMTPYLSTDWRVVSINQFFGLFLPDKDPELPKTGQLDFSLDRYQAFGIVDNRIETAQISNPNLTINFSDRSFQASFNVTSASISTVLSGKGVIDNIGFLRFSDASSRFSGALNQDLTQAGLLFEKTLNDNQRVLGSSAWIKK; encoded by the coding sequence ATGGCTAATTTCCGAATTTCACTGTTTTTGTTGTTATGGACAATTTCCTATTCCGTTTTGGCGGAAGCGGGCGTTGTGGCTTTTTCCGTTGGTGAAACTTCGGTTAAAAAAGGACAACTGATTGAAGTCGGGCAAACAATTACAACAGGCGGTAATGGCCACGTACACATCCGCTTTATCGATGGCGCAAAACTTAGCTTGCGCCCTAATACCGTGCTAACCGTCGAAACCTACCAATACGACCCTGATCATCCTAAAAATAACCGCGTTAAACTTTTTTTAGAAAAAGGCGTGGCGCGCAGTGTCACAGGCGAAGCTGGCAAACTCAATAATGAGGGTTTTCGGATGAACACCCCGATTTCGGCAATCGGTATTCGCGGTACCGATTACACGGTTATAACGACTGAAAAGATGACTCGTATTATGGTCAGTTCAGGTGGTGTGGGCATCTCGCCTTTTGATAAAGACTGCCAACCTGAAGACTTTGGTGTTTGTAACTCGCCGAATTTAGTGGAGTTATTTGAAGGTGATTCTCATTTATTGGAGATTAATCATCCGCGTGATCGCGCGCTCTTAATTAATTTAGACAGTGCGTTACAAAATCCAGACCTATATCAGCAAGATGATTACAGTAAAACTCTTTTTCTTGATGAAAACGCACGCTTACCTGATGACCTGTCAACCAACAATACTCCACAAATTGGCTGGGGGCATTGGAACCGTTATCAGCCGGTATTAGGTGAGTTGTTTATTCCAATGACACCTTACCTAAGTACGGATTGGCGAGTGGTTTCAATCAACCAGTTTTTTGGGCTTTTTTTGCCGGATAAAGACCCTGAATTACCCAAAACAGGTCAATTGGATTTTTCACTGGATCGCTACCAAGCGTTTGGCATTGTCGATAATCGCATTGAAACCGCGCAGATATCAAATCCAAACTTGACAATCAACTTCTCAGACCGCAGCTTTCAAGCTAGCTTTAACGTCACATCCGCAAGCATCAGTACAGTCTTAAGTGGTAAAGGGGTTATCGACAATATTGGCTTTTTACGTTTTAGTGATGCGTCTTCTCGCTTTTCGGGCGCACTCAATCAGGATTTAACCCAAGCGGGTTTGTTGTTTGAAAAAACGCTTAACGATAATCAAAGGGTTTTAGGCAGCAGTGCGTGGATTAAAAAATAA